A genomic window from Streptomyces sp. NBC_01429 includes:
- a CDS encoding COG1470 family protein: MTIWTSLEPASTTVDPGSSSTVRLRLRNTGDVVDEYRFEAVGDVAPYVTVEPPSIRLFPGTTGIVELTFAPPRTPDATAGPHPYGVRILPTEHPAAGTVAEGNVTFTTFMEVRAELVPQTVKGRFRGRPKLAVDNLGNTSLTASISGGDNSDQLSYEIVPSNVQIQPGRAAFVDATLKPRQITWVGQKQERPYGLSVRRSGYEPLAVNGTYVQRSLLPLWMMTTLSLLLALTITGVVLWFTYKAPVRTLAQEKLQQTAATALPEEPPEKPAEKPTQDAAPAEEPKASDEGDGGDKEEEEEKAEEEEKVERGPLPLTSEDQPNLFVQFAQVRLVEGAGGCKLTEAHAVGKLDAATEKALKCFQQAHDSEFGDFSRLAENDGLGNLGRSTMTALLAAHWVDATSVPLKANEPNPEVPWARNVLLWGTQAEIDDGDLASMVKYTKANIDYLAKRVQLKENPTQRDTNRIKEYQGLFGAEQNGLLDNTTLKKLQLGWIKAQNTAGTVTAKDWLPAPVE, translated from the coding sequence GTGACCATCTGGACTTCCCTGGAGCCCGCCTCGACCACGGTCGACCCGGGCAGCAGCAGCACCGTACGTCTGCGTCTGCGCAACACCGGCGACGTCGTCGATGAGTACCGCTTCGAGGCGGTCGGCGACGTCGCACCGTACGTCACGGTGGAACCGCCGTCCATCAGGCTCTTTCCGGGAACCACCGGAATCGTGGAGCTGACGTTCGCCCCGCCCCGTACCCCGGACGCGACGGCGGGGCCGCATCCGTACGGTGTGCGCATCCTGCCGACCGAGCACCCCGCGGCCGGTACGGTCGCCGAAGGGAACGTCACCTTCACCACGTTCATGGAGGTGCGGGCCGAGCTGGTCCCGCAGACCGTCAAGGGACGCTTCAGGGGCCGGCCGAAGCTGGCCGTCGACAACCTCGGCAACACCTCGCTCACCGCGTCGATCAGCGGCGGCGACAACAGCGACCAGCTCTCGTACGAGATCGTCCCGTCCAACGTCCAGATCCAGCCCGGCCGCGCCGCCTTCGTCGACGCGACGCTCAAGCCCCGGCAGATCACCTGGGTGGGGCAGAAGCAGGAGCGGCCGTACGGGCTGTCGGTGCGGCGCTCGGGGTACGAACCCCTGGCGGTGAACGGGACGTACGTGCAGCGCAGCCTGCTGCCGCTCTGGATGATGACCACGCTGAGTCTGCTGCTCGCGCTCACCATCACCGGCGTCGTGCTCTGGTTCACCTACAAGGCACCGGTCCGCACCCTCGCGCAGGAGAAGCTCCAGCAGACGGCGGCCACCGCGCTGCCGGAGGAGCCGCCGGAGAAGCCGGCCGAGAAGCCCACGCAGGACGCCGCGCCCGCCGAGGAGCCCAAGGCGTCGGACGAGGGGGACGGCGGGGACAAGGAAGAGGAGGAGGAGAAGGCCGAGGAGGAGGAGAAGGTCGAGCGGGGTCCGCTGCCCCTCACCTCGGAGGACCAGCCGAACCTCTTCGTACAGTTCGCCCAGGTACGGCTGGTCGAGGGGGCGGGCGGCTGCAAGCTGACCGAGGCGCACGCGGTGGGCAAGCTGGACGCGGCGACCGAGAAGGCGCTGAAGTGCTTCCAGCAGGCCCACGACTCCGAGTTCGGCGACTTCAGCCGGCTGGCGGAGAACGACGGACTCGGAAACCTGGGCCGTAGCACGATGACCGCGCTCCTGGCGGCCCACTGGGTCGACGCGACCTCGGTGCCCCTGAAGGCGAACGAGCCCAACCCGGAAGTGCCGTGGGCGCGGAACGTCCTGCTCTGGGGCACCCAGGCCGAGATCGACGACGGCGACCTGGCGTCGATGGTCAAGTACACGAAGGCCAACATCGACTACCTGGCGAAGCGCGTCCAGCTCAAGGAGAATCCGACGCAGCGCGACACGAACAGGATCAAGGAGTACCAGGGCCTGTTCGGGGCCGAGCAGAACGGGCTTCTCGACAACACGACGCTCAAGAAGTTGCAGTTGGGCTGGATCAAGGCACAGAACACCGCTGGCACGGTGACGGCCAAGGACTGGCTCCCGGCGCCGGTGGAGTAA
- a CDS encoding phage tail sheath family protein, producing MPSYLSPGVYVEEVASGSRPIEGVGTSVAAFVGLAPDGPLNEPTLVTNWTQYVASFGEFTDGYFLAHSVYGFFNNGGSAAYVVRVGGAPGGVTGAPGEGSDSLGGQRGRSAVAAGGAAPAALTAGEPAALGTFKVSAIAPGESGTLSVEVADAEGEGPAERFRLVVKDGTKPVETFDVSAKKSARNYVVTQVKERSKLIAVQEAVAASQLARPDNQTVALAVPAAAQTPAVPDAVEGESVGIAEYLGDSSDRTGFGGLEAVDEISMVAVPDLMAAYQRGAIDLEAVKAVQLGLIAHCELMGDRLAIIDPPPGLNARQIRVWRQETSNYDSKYAALYYPWIKVFDPAGGQTRLIPPSGHIAGIWARNDSERGVHKAPANEVVRGAVDLEMQITRGEQDLLNPIGVNCIRTFPGRGIRVWGARTLSSDPAWRYLNVRRYFNYLEESILNGTQWVVFEPNDQALWARIRRNISAFLVTEWRSGALFGATPEDAYYVKCDAETNPPESVDLGRVICQIGVSPVKPAEFVIFRLAQFSGGSGELEE from the coding sequence ATGCCGTCTTACCTGTCGCCGGGCGTATACGTGGAAGAGGTGGCCAGCGGCTCTCGTCCGATCGAGGGGGTCGGCACCTCGGTGGCCGCATTCGTCGGGCTGGCGCCCGACGGTCCGCTGAACGAGCCGACGCTGGTCACCAACTGGACCCAGTACGTCGCCTCCTTCGGTGAGTTCACCGACGGCTACTTCCTGGCGCACTCGGTGTACGGCTTCTTCAACAACGGCGGATCGGCCGCCTACGTCGTCCGCGTGGGCGGGGCGCCCGGCGGAGTGACAGGCGCGCCTGGCGAGGGCTCCGACTCGCTGGGCGGGCAGCGCGGCCGGTCGGCCGTCGCCGCCGGTGGTGCGGCGCCCGCCGCGCTGACGGCCGGGGAGCCCGCGGCTCTCGGTACGTTCAAGGTGTCGGCCATCGCGCCCGGCGAGAGCGGCACGCTCAGCGTCGAGGTCGCGGACGCCGAGGGCGAGGGCCCCGCTGAGCGCTTCCGGCTGGTCGTCAAGGACGGCACGAAGCCCGTCGAGACCTTCGACGTCTCGGCGAAGAAGAGCGCCCGCAACTACGTGGTCACGCAGGTCAAGGAACGCTCCAAGCTGATCGCCGTCCAGGAAGCGGTCGCGGCTTCGCAGCTCGCCCGCCCGGACAACCAGACGGTCGCGCTCGCGGTTCCCGCCGCCGCGCAGACCCCGGCGGTCCCGGACGCGGTGGAGGGCGAGTCGGTCGGCATCGCCGAGTACCTGGGCGACTCCTCGGACCGTACGGGCTTCGGCGGTCTCGAAGCGGTGGACGAGATCTCGATGGTCGCCGTCCCCGACCTGATGGCCGCCTACCAGCGCGGCGCGATCGACCTGGAAGCCGTCAAGGCCGTCCAGCTCGGTCTGATCGCCCACTGCGAACTGATGGGCGACCGGCTGGCGATCATCGACCCGCCGCCCGGCCTCAACGCCCGGCAGATCCGGGTCTGGCGCCAGGAGACGTCCAACTACGACTCCAAGTACGCCGCCCTCTACTACCCGTGGATCAAGGTCTTCGACCCGGCCGGCGGCCAGACCCGGCTGATCCCGCCCAGCGGCCACATCGCCGGCATCTGGGCCCGCAACGACTCCGAGCGCGGTGTGCACAAGGCCCCCGCCAACGAGGTCGTACGCGGCGCTGTCGACCTGGAGATGCAGATCACCCGGGGCGAGCAGGACCTGCTCAACCCGATCGGCGTCAACTGCATCCGCACCTTCCCCGGCCGCGGTATCCGCGTCTGGGGTGCGCGCACCCTCTCCTCCGACCCGGCCTGGCGCTACCTCAACGTCCGCAGGTACTTCAACTACCTGGAGGAGTCGATCCTCAACGGCACGCAGTGGGTGGTGTTCGAGCCCAACGACCAGGCGCTGTGGGCCCGGATCAGGCGCAACATCTCCGCGTTCCTGGTGACGGAGTGGCGCAGCGGCGCCCTGTTCGGCGCCACGCCGGAGGACGCCTACTACGTGAAGTGTGACGCCGAGACCAACCCGCCGGAGTCGGTGGACCTGGGACGGGTCATCTGCCAGATCGGCGTATCGCCGGTCAAGCCCGCCGAGTTCGTGATCTTCCGGCTGGCGCAGTTCTCCGGCGGCAGCGGTGAGCTGGAGGAGTAG
- a CDS encoding phage tail protein, whose product MTLSQGDALTTHNFGLQIDGVMVEYLHAVGEVGMEQDVIEYQQVSANGQPITKKMPGVKKAGETTVTRGMEQSAAFTEWIAASLRGDMGSARKNASIIYMDYQFNPVRRQHLRNAWCSKVMGAGATAGEASVMTETVTIVYEELVTE is encoded by the coding sequence ATGACTCTCTCTCAGGGTGATGCGCTCACTACCCATAACTTCGGCCTCCAGATCGACGGCGTCATGGTCGAGTACCTGCACGCCGTGGGCGAGGTGGGGATGGAGCAGGACGTCATCGAGTACCAGCAGGTCTCGGCGAACGGCCAGCCCATCACCAAGAAGATGCCCGGCGTGAAGAAGGCCGGCGAGACGACCGTCACGCGCGGTATGGAGCAGTCCGCCGCCTTCACCGAGTGGATCGCCGCCTCGCTGCGCGGCGACATGGGCTCGGCGCGCAAGAACGCGAGCATCATCTACATGGACTACCAGTTCAACCCGGTCAGGCGGCAGCACCTGCGCAACGCCTGGTGCAGCAAGGTGATGGGTGCCGGCGCGACGGCGGGCGAGGCCTCCGTGATGACCGAGACCGTCACGATCGTCTACGAAGAGCTGGTCACCGAGTAA
- a CDS encoding DUF6760 family protein, which produces MTYATDRIHEEIAYIAYHFHWNLESILDLEHRERRRYAEQIAMLVTRAATER; this is translated from the coding sequence GTGACGTACGCGACCGACCGGATCCATGAGGAGATCGCGTACATCGCCTACCACTTCCACTGGAACCTGGAGAGCATCCTGGACCTCGAACACCGTGAGCGGCGGCGATACGCCGAGCAGATCGCCATGTTGGTGACGCGCGCTGCGACGGAGCGGTGA